AAGGAAGACTATCAACACTTAAAGAATATGCACAGTGGGACGTGTGAAAGAGGAAACAGGGTAAATCAACATCAAATCCAGCGGGACAGATCGGTCATGGCGCCGTGCGGGTGGATGAGAGGAGAACATCATGAAATGGAGATTTCACACACATAGTCGTCACTCAAACACTAACAGTCAACAGAGTTCATTGCATAATTTCACACAAGGATTGAAGTACCAACCTCCAAACATATTTGCGGAAGATGTGACACCAAAGGACAGATCATCCAAGACCAAGTGTTCGATCAAATATAAATTGTTGGTGCAAGCAACATACAAGAGAACCTATGACAGCAACTCCATgtgttataaaaaaatcaagtgTCCAAGCAGAAGATTGAAGACCTTCGTCAAGCTCAGTCAACGAGGACGTCGACCGTTTAAGTGGGGGAGAGTGTTAGGGTCTTAGAATCTCAgggaccaaaactgtaattttccaaCAGTAGAGATTTGGGAAAATAATATTGGGataaattagtataaaatattAGTAAGCAAAGAGCCGTGTCAGATATCTGAAATTCTCATTAGATTATTTATTTAGGGGCATGTGTCATCTGAGAcatattgatgtctcctcctgccacaagccaagttgttcttaaggctctttagggggagtgactagttggccaccagctggggctgggcccagttggctaccgtaggcctacggAGATCCTGAGTTGTGCCTTCACACCTTGTAGACCGTCCCCcctgtctacaagggaggtgagaattattgtaacgatGGTATTGATGATAATGtgtaattactattttgcccttggaataaaataagtagcctgttcatgaattctcatgttcagttctcatATCTTGTGCCTACTGTGAGGTTTCTGATTGTATGATGCCTATTGGCTTCATAGTTCGCTTAGATAAGCTTGACTAATCAAGGTATTCATATTCACAGGATGATTGGCTGATTCTGaaggctgacttggcttgaaggtgttcaagtcaagtgccgcacggacttgaggaacaattggtactcactctcaccagactattcccttaaagtgggaggtcaagggttcgagtagtgggggaggcgacctaatttccaaagggaaatttgggccaaatccacttggggaaggatgcgatgcaagaacccaaggggacaaatcctgccaggaacccgtgagggtgaatggatgttaaaaagctgttcacgacgccagtggaaagcccgaggtggcacgaggtggcacgaggccaagcgagggatagccctgggccgtgaacggtaacagtgccggtgaaagggccgggctATTACATGATAAGGATGTGTTCACCCCTTGGAGTAATAAGGCTGACTACAGGACTTGAGCCTGGAGAGATAAGGTTGGTAATTGATTCTGCTGATTTTCAGTAATTTAGAGTTCTACGAGTTATACGTTCTGTTACATATGGTAGTCTAACAATATATTGTGCCGTACTTCTAgctatttagttatttttgtaATCTATTTAAACAGAGTACTATGCCTCTGTTTATTATTGAGGAATAAATGAATAGAGCTCGGGAGATGGGAGAGGGACACCCGtgacataaaaaggcgccttttatGTCACGGGGGTCCCTCTCCCATCTCCCGAGCCCACACGACCCAGAGCGGCGCCTTTTATGTCACGGGGGTCCCTCTCCCATCTCCCGAGCCCACACGACCCAGAGCCTGAAGTCCGACCCTCCCGTGATCCATCCCATTGGCCTCACAAccgccgggcaggatttgtcccaagACCTCACCCTCGTAACGCCGGACTCTCTACGCCGGACTCTGTTTAAATAGATtacaaaaataactaaatagcTAGAAGTACGGCACAATATATTGTTAGACTACCATATGTAACAGAACGTATAACTCGTAGAACTCTAAATTACTGAAAATCAGCAGAATCAATTACCAACCTTATCTCTCCAGGCTCAAGTCCTGTAGTCAGCCTTATTACTCCAAGGGGTGAATACATCCTTATCACTCCCTTGGTCAATAAATTGAACCTatgaaaaaacttatttaataaaaagtattcgataagtaattaatttataattagtactaaattattatttattagaaaatattaatacgataaatattaaattatttcattattatttattaaaaaatattaatatgataatattgaattaagtcaaattttaagttaaaatcaaataaaaatcgagaattaaaatttttttatacatgttgaaaaaattgaatctaaatattgaaatggtcaattcgagcaaaataaaaatttgtcaATAAGTATCTgataatcaacatttaacataatctcatcaaaataaaatgccAATGTTATGAATTAAGACGCTAATAAATGGatcaaaaaatagttttatttttatgaaaagtacgtaatatatattttagataATAGTTTTAGTTTTTCATTGATTTTtcgccttaaattttattaagagtttttctataaattaatttaatattgatagcagaatttttaatattttcttaatggttatgttatctatttctaataacattttattttctatataatgataaaataaatcaagatgaaaaaatcaataaattaaaacttttatatttttatcaatgaaatagttataagttgattacttttaatttttatatattaaaagttggttaagggcattatatatatatattttttaccattgattttatatatttaatggaatttaaacattatttttataacccattgtttatatattttaaatatgatttgtattataaatattagggtgattatattagtgcaaatatctttattttttttaaattgttctcttgttataatctatttaataaataatattttttatttttaatttgttggtcgggtaattaaataaattaaaatttacacctaattcaattaaattaattgaatattctgaaatttaaagtattaaaactaaaccaattgaaaaaataaaaaattaataaataatttaactaattattttgttgattagaaaaaaaattaactatccgtaatttcaatttaaaatcaaaattaatctattaattttaaattgggaatataaaatttaaaattgatatcataatttaaaattgataccatcattatatttaagttaaaaattttgaaacactaaatctaaaattaaaatatttattattaaaataagctatattgtaaccatgaaatatatatatatatatatactttccatgcagtcttataaattattattttaaatattatattttaatttattaaattattttattagtcttagtaatacaattcaaactatagaaatatttatttaataatattttatttaataaaaagtattcgataagtaattaatttataattgagtactaaattattatttattagaaaatattaatatgataaatatggaattatttaattgttttttatatttaataggggATTTACATATATAAGAGAGGATGATGGTCTTAATATGATTGGacgtcaaatttaaaaaaatatatatattaaaatcaaataaaaattgagaattaaaatttttttatttatgttgaaaaaattgaatccaAATATTGAAATAGTCAAttcgagcaaaataaaaatttgtcaATAAGTATCTgataatcaacatttaacaaaatctcatcaaaataaaatgccaatattatgaattaaaatgctaataattggactgaaaaaataattttatttctataaaaagtgcataagattttttttattgatttttcaccttaaattttattaacagtttttttataaattaatttaatattgaaatctgtatttttaatattttttggtTATGTCATCTATttctaataacattttatttgttatacaatgataaaatgaatcaagaagagaaaattaataaattaaggcttttatatatttttatcaattaataatttttatgtctTAAACGTTAGTTAAGggcattatattttctttttgccattgattttatttatttaattgaatttaaacattaattttataacccattatatatatattttaaatatgatttgtattataattattagggtgattatagtttaaatatctttattttttcaaagtgttctcttgttttttttttttttttttttgaaataggggttgggggagtcgaaccttagacctctcaaggctacaaggatgcactttccaccaggatAAGCCTCGGAGTGCAAATGTTCTCTTGTTATAATCCATTTAATACACtatctttcatattttttaatttgttggtcggatacttaaataaattcgaatttacacctaattcaattaaattaattgaatattctgAAACTTAAAGTATTAAATCTgaaccaattgaaaaaataaaaaattaataaataatttaactaattattttgttgattagaaaaaatttaactatccgtaatttcaatttaaaatcaaaattaatcttttaattttgaattagaatataaaatttaaatttgatatcataatttaaaattgagacctaagttaaaaattttgaaacactaaatttaaaattaaaatatttattattaaaataagctatattgtaaccatgaaatatatatatatatatatatatatatatatactttcctTGATAATACagtcttataaattattattttaaatattatattttaatttgttaaattatttattagtcttagtaatacaattgaacctatggaaatatttatttaataatatttcatttaaaaaaaaagtattcgATTAGGggtttaaatgtttaatttttaattcataaacAGAAAGTTAACAGTATTACTGTTTTTGGATTAAAtagctatttttaaaaatttatgaatttaaataacTATTATATATTAGCTTAAAAGGTCagatgaattattttatttgattggaAATTAAATgacttttcataaaattttcaatggtGTATAGAAAATATCACTATACAAGACTAAATTTTCAATGGTGTATAGAGGAGATTACTATAGAAGACTAAATTTTTAAGTAGAAATTTAAGAGCTggcaactttattttttaattccctcttaatcaataaattaaagtcACAGTTTCTTTTTAGAAAAAACTTGAGAATCAAATGGATCCATGATATGAATTAATAGAGATATATATGTAATTTCACAAGttaaatttatacttttatgCATAGTTTTTCAAGTCAATGTACAATTTAAAATTCTCTCTTATCTATTAGACATTATTTATCTAGTgaatatgagattttttttttttgaaataggaatatgagttaattatataaaatatagtggacagaagataaattaattttaattcaattgagtTACATACGATTGAtataagttaattttaattaaattaaattaaagttacaataaaactaaataactcaattaacttattttataattgatatattatgaattaatcttaatttaaattgattcaaatataatgaatataatataaattcaatttattcattttacttacgtataatataatattttcttaatacttatgtgatctatttctaataatattttattttctgccTAATGATAAAAAGAATCAAGAAGAGATCATCAgtaaattaagatttttatattcTTATCAATGAAGTAGTTGTGActacttttaaacttttatgTCTTAAAAGTTGATTAAAagcttatatttatattttttatgtcattgactttatatatttaatgaaatttacacACTATATTTaagtatgaaaaaaatttataatttaggattttttattttatagaaaatattttttaatatttgaatatttaaaaatttaatgaaaaatattttttaaaattaaattattttaaagaaattgatttttcttaacgggttcaaattttaaaaatcttaataagtttttatatataaatttattaatatatcttatttttaatatttaaattaactaataaaaaataaattatcttattaaaaatatttttaaaatataaactattttttatagataaatagagatttaatttattaaatgtgaaattattgttgatagttaaataaaaaaataaaaaaaatttaaaattaataaaaaaattattataaaacacattttatctttattttaaaatattttccaagataattgattacttttaaaataattgttatttttatcataatttccACTACCACATATatcaattttatagttttaaatattttttttccaaaaaaaatgtTCATGCagtttatctaaatttttattattaaaataataaaaaatatttattatgccTACCTATGTacatcaaaaaaattattatttttgtcttGTGATGCTCcaaaattacttttattatcatataatttgTGACAAATAATATTGTCATATGAATAAATATATGACAAATAAACTTTTCGTTTACCTGTGTCCACAAGAAGTGGTACTAGGTTCAAAGCAAATCTCCAAACAAATCTGCCAAACATCAAGATCATTAAAAACAATGAAAACCCAGATTGCCTGAATCAATTAATATGAAATCTAGAAATCAGTACGAGAGATCGAGCGACTTACTGCACAAGAAAGCTCTTCTCTGAGCTTATCCATGCAAGGAAAGACTGAATTCGAGCAAGAAACACCAGAATCATCTTTCTTCAATTCATCTCCTTCTGTTTTACGTTCTTCCTTAGCCACAATTTCTGTTTTTTCCTTCTGATGATTCTCTGCCcatcaatataataaaaaagaaatcaattttcAAGCCTCTTAGAAAATATCTCAACAGCCCAATTCTCAATGGTTACCTTGTTTTTCAGgtaattcttcttcttcaaggcTAATAGCGGGGACAGAAATCAAAATTGGACTCTGCGTTTTCTATTAAACACAGAAACAgctaatttcaattttcaagaaAATCATTTTGTTATCTTTGAACAAAGATGGTGAATGTGTTACCTTCTTGAACTGGCGGATGGTGGAGTTTTGAAGTGCAAATCAGAGCGTTTCTTGTGCTTAAACTGTCGATCAGGAGTGTCTTCTACTATAAGGCTGGCAATAAGGATGGATTCCTCATCCCAACCAGCCATGGCAGCCAAAGATTTAAATCTTGGACTGAACAAACCCTCAACGTTTTGGCCAGTTTCAACAGGGTCTGATTGCCTTTGCTCCGATGGACTCCGTTTCGGTTCATCGCTCACCATTGCTATCTCGGAGGAGGGATTCTTTCCGGGTTGTTGTTTCGGAAGAGTAGAAGGGAAAAATCTCCTTTGATCGAATGAGACAGCTTCAAGATACGTGGAGAGTTGGAGGATAATGGGTTTGCAACGGTCGGattcttttttaaattgattttttaaaattttttggtgATTTAGCATTTTGTACGTCTAAAGGCTATATTTCAATGAAAATTTTACCCAAAACATAATTATGTGACCGcttttttaatgattaattgaaataactttataagtttattttaataatataatttaatagttcttttttatattttaagaattataataaaaaattttgttaatattactattattagttaatttgaattttatttcaagttttaatatatatttctaataataattggtataattttttttatttcttaaaaagttttataccattttatttttaattttaaaataaattagaatactaaattattttatttatttttaaattagatgACATAtaccaataataaaaaaaacagagTGTTGATCTTTCTCCTTCATATTAGACAAATCGTGATATCTTAATTTTAGGAATCGTTGATTGATTGTAATAGTATAATCACACGAAATGATTAAGGCAcaaattgtatatatatatatacttacacTCTGCAGAAGAAATATGCAAAAAGAAAATCTTCCATCTCTTCCTTTCTTATCTCTTTTTTTATGGTATTAGAGCAggttttgtaattatttttatggtGGAAAAGGATGAGAAGGAAATTTCAAGTAGTTATCAAAGCAAACCACTTGAAACTACATCCctttttatttgcatctttCTGATCACTATGATCTGATTTTCGTGATCAATCCTCTAATTCTCTAAGTAAGAGCAGAGAAAATTTTTCTATGAATACTCTTCATTTCAAAAACAAGGTAGGATTTGTAGACgaaattattgaaaaatcaaatgtcttttcttctttatctcTTTCTTTAAATAGaggtataaattaaaattaaaatttaaaaaagtttagAACGTTCTTGGATTTCATGGCACTCTCAAAGAGAAAGATCaaagaatataaattaaaatcatattaaagAAGGAATCAATCAAGTGAGTTGCTTTGTTCTCCAACATATTGGCACTGATTAAAAGAAGCAAAACATACAATAGATGTCGATCTCATATTATAAACAGTTTTTATACTCATTATAATAGtagtgatttattttataaataataaaattttaattttcatataacttattatttatataattttatataaaaagataataaaattagaatgtaagtatatgaataataattttaaatttttataattttgaatagtaaatttatattattttttaataaaaattaattttcatgtaataattttaaattatcatgaataattttaataatatatataattttgttaattttattctaataaataaaataatttaaatcaattagtattacttatttgatttaaaatggtaaatttatttaaattttaaattataaattataatagaggttttgatataattaaaattattaataaaataattttaacttttatttaatattaattataataatattaataattaaatttatttataaatgtaagattttggataaatttctattatttaacGTAATTATTAACAGGATGATTGCCactcaattttattaatagtaatTCAATATgcattagtaataaatttattgttattaaaagaaattttaggttaaaatcaaataaaaattgagaattaaaaacttttttatacggttgaaaaaaattgaatacaaacaccaaaatatcaatgaacaaataaaaaatatgccaATAAGCATGTGATAatctaacattttacaaaatctcatcaaaataaaaagtCAATGTTATGAATTAAAATGCCAATAAATGGGCAGAGGGAATTGTTTTATTTCTTTAGAAAGTatgtgatatatattttagttaagagttttatttttttcattaattttttgctttaaattttattaatagttttcctagaaattaatttaatattgataccagtaattttagtattttcaatattttcttaatgcttatgtgatctatttttaattatattttattttttacataaattaagAGGAGagcatcaataaattaaaatttttatatttttatcaatgaattaattataaatgaactacttttaatttttatatcttaAATGTTCGTTAAGGGTATTATATATTTGTTATGCCATtgactttatatatttaatgaaatttaaacacTATATTTCATATgttatctaattttattttagagcAACTATGATACATGCATTTAACGAACAAAAACTATGATACatgtatgaaaaaaaattatgatttaaaattttttattttatagaaaatattttttaatatttggatacttaaaaatttaatgaaaatatttttaaattaaattattttaaagaaattgatttttcttaaaggagaaagttatttttcaaattttaaaaatcttattaagtttttatatataaatttattaatatattttatttttaatattttaattaaataataaaaaataaattatcttattaaaaaatatttttataaaagatattttttaaatataaataattttttataaataaatggagatttaatttattaaatataaaattattgttgatagttacacaaaaaataaaaattatttaaaattgacaaaaaattattatgaaacactttttatctttattttaaaatattttatctagataatttgattacttttaaaataattgttatttttatcctaatttcaattatcatatgtttcaattttatagttttaaatattttttatcaaaaaaaatgtCACCCTTCATGAGAATTtacctaaattttttattattaaggtaATGAAAAGTATTTATTATGCCtacttattttcataaaaaaatttatcacatTAAGTACTTTTGTCAAGAATTATTTGGCATATGCTCTAAATTACTTtctttatcatataattttttataaataacattGTCatgtgaataaaataattttatcacgGTATATTATTTACTCACTATAAAACTATGTATTTTgatcattaaatgcaaataaaattgtgacaaaatattatttattctgataaaaaattatctttttattcttacacataatttttcataataaattagtttaaaactataaattacTGTTATTGCAATAAATACAcacaatttttcataataaattagtttaaaggATAAATTACTGTTAttgtaataaataaatagttatGTCGATTAAATTCTTTATCATTGCTATATGCTCGAGAGAACAAGCACTTAATTCTGTTAAATCGGTTTTAGTCGGTTTAATTCTGTATCGAACCAAACCGACCAATACTTAGTTCTAGACAAATTTACTCTGACAAACTTAGTTACAAAATCAATTAGTAAGATagtcataattttttaatttataatgacaaattattttattgaaaaaatagttAATTCAGATTGTGAATGCACTACCACCAAATTCAgttatattttaacatttaaacaattaatagcttttatttatatatatattataaaattcctATACACAAAAGGAGAAAAAGAGGAGCGAGAGATTTAGCATGGGGCTCCTATGCCCAGGAAATGAGCCTTATATATATTGTTAtcttttgttggttgataaaaTACTCTATTGAGATCTGTTTTTGACCTTAAAAGAGCTCTGCATTGGTTAGTAGCTATTGGAGTTTAGAGAGATTGATAGAATTGGCGCTGGAGGATAGTAAGTCTCAAATTGACCCCTCCATGGCTATGACATGATGAAAGTATCATGGTGCCGATTTTTCTTTCTGGTAGTCGTTGGTGTTGAGCATAGAGCCTGCAGAGAAGACTTGGGGTTTGAGTTTTCTTCTGTTTTACTCTTTTAAGTTTATGGTTTAATGTTGGGATCCCATTTTGGACATACCTAGAGTCTTTAAGCTTGGGTAATTTCCTCTCTGGTTGTGATTGT
The Manihot esculenta cultivar AM560-2 chromosome 1, M.esculenta_v8, whole genome shotgun sequence genome window above contains:
- the LOC122721818 gene encoding uncharacterized protein LOC122721818; translation: MVSDEPKRSPSEQRQSDPVETGQNVEGLFSPRFKSLAAMAGWDEESILIASLIVEDTPDRQFKHKKRSDLHFKTPPSASSRRESSERKTEGDELKKDDSGVSCSNSVFPCMDKLREELSCAICLEICFEPSTTSCGHR